The proteins below come from a single Chryseobacterium sp. MA9 genomic window:
- a CDS encoding 3-hydroxybutyryl-CoA dehydrogenase produces the protein MKNIVVIGAGTMGNGIAHTFAQSGFKVNLVDVSQEALDRGLKTITTNLDRIIAKGNLTEEQKAETLGNITTFTALNDAVGAADLIVEAATENMDLKLKIFGQMDELAPEGCILATNTSSISITKIAAATKRADKVIGMHFMNPVPIMKLVEIIKGYSTSKETFDAIYEMSKTLGKVPVEVNDYPGFVANRILMPMINESIETLYNGVAGVEEIDTVMKLGMAHPMGPLQLADFIGLDVCLAILNVMYDGFKNPKYAPNPLLVNMVTAGKLGVKSGEGFYDYSESKKAEKVSKMFLK, from the coding sequence ATCAAAAACATTGTAGTTATCGGAGCGGGAACCATGGGAAATGGTATTGCACATACTTTCGCACAAAGCGGTTTTAAAGTAAATCTTGTAGATGTATCTCAGGAAGCTCTGGACAGAGGTTTAAAAACCATTACTACCAATCTTGACAGAATCATTGCTAAAGGAAATCTTACAGAAGAGCAAAAAGCTGAAACACTGGGAAACATCACTACTTTCACAGCACTAAATGATGCAGTAGGCGCTGCAGATCTTATTGTAGAGGCTGCTACAGAAAACATGGATCTTAAACTGAAGATCTTTGGCCAAATGGACGAACTGGCTCCTGAAGGCTGTATCCTTGCAACCAATACTTCATCTATATCTATCACGAAAATTGCGGCAGCTACCAAAAGAGCTGATAAAGTAATCGGTATGCACTTCATGAACCCGGTTCCAATCATGAAACTGGTAGAAATCATCAAAGGATACTCTACTTCTAAAGAGACTTTTGATGCCATCTATGAAATGAGTAAAACTTTAGGTAAAGTTCCTGTAGAAGTGAATGACTATCCAGGTTTTGTGGCTAACAGAATTTTGATGCCAATGATCAATGAATCTATAGAAACACTTTATAACGGAGTGGCTGGTGTAGAAGAAATTGATACAGTAATGAAATTGGGAATGGCCCATCCGATGGGGCCGCTTCAGCTGGCAGACTTTATTGGTCTGGATGTATGCCTTGCCATCCTGAATGTAATGTATGATGGTTTCAAAAACCCGAAGTATGCCCCTAATCCATTGCTGGTAAATATGGTAACAGCAGGAAAACTTGGAGTAAAATCAGGTGAAGGATTCTACGATTATTCTGAAAGTAAAAAAGCTGAAAAAGTTTCAAAAATGTTTTTGAAGTAA
- a CDS encoding D-glycerate dehydrogenase, whose product MKVFINKRIPKTGIKMLEEAGLEITVPEKENLSYEEWLSYCKNTDVILSIGSEFKYDKNFFESCPNVKAIALYSVGFDHVDIKEATQRNIPVGNTPDVLSKATSDVAFLLMQAVARRASYNFQKVKDDNWGTFDPLDALGQELYGKTLGIFGLGRIGYEMAEKSKKAFGMNIIYHNRHHNKEAEQELGAVYVSFEELIKNSDVLSVHANFTSDHKELFNYSLFEQMKPDAIFINTARGGFHNQKDLYQALVDKKIWGAGLDVTNPEPMSADDPILGLSSVCILPHIGSATVEARNGMARLAAGNIIAFSKNEKMPHCANPDVYSHHSS is encoded by the coding sequence ATGAAAGTTTTTATCAATAAAAGAATTCCCAAAACAGGAATTAAAATGCTGGAAGAAGCTGGGCTGGAAATTACAGTTCCGGAAAAAGAAAACCTTTCTTATGAAGAATGGCTGAGTTACTGTAAAAATACCGATGTGATCTTAAGTATTGGTTCAGAATTTAAATATGACAAAAACTTCTTTGAATCCTGCCCGAATGTTAAAGCCATTGCTTTATATTCTGTAGGTTTTGATCATGTAGATATCAAAGAAGCTACCCAAAGGAATATTCCGGTGGGTAATACTCCTGATGTTTTGAGCAAAGCCACTTCAGATGTCGCTTTTTTACTCATGCAGGCGGTGGCAAGAAGAGCAAGCTATAATTTCCAGAAAGTAAAAGATGATAATTGGGGGACATTTGATCCTTTGGATGCTTTGGGGCAGGAACTTTATGGAAAAACACTGGGGATTTTTGGACTGGGACGTATCGGGTATGAAATGGCTGAAAAATCAAAAAAGGCTTTTGGAATGAATATCATTTATCACAACCGCCATCATAATAAAGAAGCAGAACAGGAATTGGGAGCAGTTTATGTTTCTTTTGAAGAGCTGATCAAAAACTCAGATGTATTGAGCGTTCATGCCAATTTTACCTCTGACCATAAAGAATTATTCAATTATTCCTTATTTGAACAGATGAAACCCGATGCGATCTTTATCAATACAGCCAGAGGAGGCTTCCACAACCAAAAAGACCTGTATCAGGCACTGGTAGATAAGAAAATCTGGGGAGCTGGTCTGGATGTTACCAATCCGGAACCTATGTCTGCAGACGATCCTATTCTTGGGCTTTCCAGTGTTTGTATTCTGCCACACATTGGTTCTGCTACGGTTGAAGCCCGGAATGGGATGGCCAGACTGGCTGCAGGAAATATCATCGCTTTTTCTAAAAATGAAAAAATGCCGCATTGTGCAAATCCTGACGTTTATTCTCATCATTCATCATAA
- the bla-A gene encoding CGA/CIA family class A beta-lactamase, translated as MKKTAFFFLLISAFTFAQTTLLEQKINSILKNKKATVGVSVLGFENGFKYDKNADKKLPMQSVFKFHIAATVLNSVDHGKLLLDQKIKLDKSNLLENTWSPLRDKYPGGNVEVSLSEVIEYTVAKSDNNGCDILLKLLGGTQPVQKFMDSKGVKGFQIKYNEEAMHKDWKVQYENYSTTKSAVNVLKKFYDGKLLSKKSTDYLMQVMLSTSTGLNKMVEQLPKNTPVARKTGASGKNSAGLTGAENEIGIVTLPNGKHYALAVFVSNSMETDAVNCRMISDISKEVWEYFNK; from the coding sequence ATGAAAAAAACAGCATTCTTTTTTCTTCTGATTTCAGCATTTACATTTGCTCAAACTACTTTATTAGAACAAAAAATAAACTCAATTCTTAAGAACAAAAAAGCTACAGTAGGAGTTTCTGTCTTAGGTTTTGAAAATGGTTTTAAATATGATAAAAATGCAGATAAAAAGCTTCCGATGCAAAGTGTATTTAAATTTCACATCGCTGCGACGGTTTTGAATTCTGTAGATCATGGAAAGCTTTTACTGGATCAGAAAATTAAACTGGATAAATCAAATTTACTTGAAAATACATGGTCTCCGCTTCGTGATAAGTATCCGGGTGGAAACGTTGAAGTTTCGTTAAGTGAAGTGATTGAATATACGGTCGCCAAAAGTGATAATAATGGCTGTGATATCCTTCTCAAACTATTGGGAGGAACTCAGCCTGTGCAGAAGTTCATGGATTCCAAAGGGGTAAAAGGTTTTCAGATCAAGTATAATGAAGAGGCAATGCATAAAGACTGGAAGGTTCAATATGAAAATTACAGTACTACAAAATCGGCAGTTAATGTTCTGAAAAAGTTTTATGACGGAAAATTATTATCAAAAAAATCAACAGATTATCTGATGCAAGTAATGCTGTCTACTTCAACAGGATTAAACAAAATGGTAGAACAACTTCCAAAAAACACTCCTGTCGCCAGAAAAACGGGAGCTTCCGGGAAAAATAGTGCAGGTTTAACGGGGGCAGAAAATGAAATTGGCATCGTTACTTTACCTAATGGTAAACATTATGCATTAGCTGTATTTGTCAGTAATTCAATGGAAACGGATGCTGTCAACTGCAGAATGATTTCTGATATTTCTAAGGAGGTTTGGGAATATTTTAATAAATAG
- a CDS encoding Gfo/Idh/MocA family protein, with the protein MLKAGLVGAGHLGKIHLKLLNQSDRYEFVGFHDKDVENGKKLEAEFGYKYFENFDELLEQIDMLDIVTPTVYHYDYALKAIEKGLHFFIEKPVTQTLEQAEEILRLCQEKGIKAQVGHVERYNPAFIATKEYISNPMFIEIHRLAEFNPRGTDVSVVLDLMIHDLDILLSMAKSKVKNIHASGVCVVSKTPDIANARIEFENGCVANLTTSRISMKAMRKSRFFQKDAYISVDFLEKKAEVIRMKDAPENPTPFDMIIENADGEKNQILFEYPNIQSNNAILDELNSFADAITGDKNVEVSLEDGTEALKVALEIMRLIS; encoded by the coding sequence ATGTTAAAAGCAGGTTTGGTAGGTGCCGGACACTTGGGGAAAATACATTTAAAACTTCTTAATCAATCAGATAGATATGAATTTGTAGGTTTCCATGATAAAGATGTTGAAAACGGAAAGAAATTAGAAGCCGAATTCGGATATAAATATTTTGAAAACTTTGATGAATTGCTTGAGCAGATTGACATGCTTGATATTGTCACTCCTACAGTTTATCATTACGATTATGCTTTAAAAGCCATTGAAAAAGGTCTTCATTTCTTTATTGAAAAACCGGTAACCCAGACTCTTGAGCAGGCAGAAGAAATTTTACGCTTATGCCAGGAAAAAGGAATCAAAGCACAGGTAGGACACGTTGAGAGGTACAATCCGGCTTTTATTGCCACTAAGGAATATATCAGCAATCCGATGTTCATCGAAATACATAGACTGGCAGAATTTAATCCTCGCGGGACAGATGTTTCTGTGGTACTGGACCTTATGATTCATGATCTGGATATTCTGTTGAGCATGGCAAAATCTAAGGTTAAAAACATCCATGCAAGCGGTGTTTGTGTCGTAAGCAAGACTCCGGATATCGCCAATGCAAGGATAGAATTTGAAAACGGATGTGTGGCTAACCTTACCACTTCCAGAATTTCTATGAAAGCTATGAGAAAAAGCAGATTCTTCCAGAAAGATGCTTATATCTCTGTAGACTTCCTTGAGAAAAAGGCTGAAGTGATCAGAATGAAAGATGCTCCTGAAAATCCTACTCCATTTGATATGATTATTGAAAATGCAGATGGAGAAAAGAATCAAATCCTGTTTGAATACCCAAATATTCAGTCCAACAATGCTATTTTGGATGAATTGAATTCTTTTGCGGATGCCATTACAGGTGATAAAAATGTAGAGGTTTCTCTGGAAGACGGAACTGAAGCATTGAAAGTCGCTTTGGAAATCATGAGGCTGATCAGCTAA
- a CDS encoding protein-L-isoaspartate(D-aspartate) O-methyltransferase has translation MQDSFVHKGKRKILVDYLRHRIGISDENVLSAMSEVPRHLFIESIFEDFAYEDRAFPILAHQTISHPSTVAEQSELLQVKPGEKVLEIGTGCGYQTAVLLAMKAHVYTVERQKDLFDFSKKKLRELHLFPKFQSFGDGFAGLPTFAPFDKIIVTCGASTLPTELLKQLNIGGIMVIPLGPTDEQVLYRFTKIGPTEFEKEEFGAYKFVPMLGKTNQ, from the coding sequence ATGCAGGATTCGTTTGTACATAAAGGAAAAAGAAAGATTTTAGTAGATTACCTTCGGCACAGAATTGGAATTTCAGACGAAAATGTACTTTCGGCAATGAGTGAAGTTCCAAGACATCTTTTTATCGAAAGTATTTTTGAAGACTTTGCCTATGAAGACAGAGCATTTCCTATTCTGGCACATCAGACCATTTCCCACCCTTCAACGGTAGCAGAACAGTCTGAGTTGCTGCAGGTAAAACCAGGTGAAAAAGTCCTGGAGATAGGCACCGGATGCGGATATCAGACTGCTGTTCTATTGGCCATGAAAGCCCATGTATATACTGTAGAAAGGCAGAAAGATCTATTCGACTTTTCCAAAAAGAAACTCAGGGAACTTCATCTGTTTCCAAAATTTCAGAGCTTTGGAGATGGCTTTGCCGGGCTTCCTACTTTTGCTCCCTTTGATAAAATCATTGTAACCTGTGGTGCTTCCACCTTACCAACAGAGCTTTTGAAACAACTGAACATAGGAGGAATAATGGTGATTCCATTGGGACCTACTGATGAACAGGTTTTATACAGATTTACTAAAATAGGTCCTACAGAATTTGAAAAAGAAGAATTCGGGGCTTATAAATTTGTTCCGATGCTTGGAAAAACCAATCAATAA
- a CDS encoding cellulase family glycosylhydrolase, with the protein MKRAILLSAFLLSQFGTSQLLKTSGQKIVNDKGENIQLRGLGPGGWMLQEGYMLKTADFAGPQYKIKEKIGELIGEDGMNEFYKAYLKNGITKQDIDFLAKSGFNSVRLPMHYNLYTLPIEKESVKGKDTWLEEGFKMTDDLLQWCADNKIYLILDLHAAPGGQGNDVNISDNDKSKPSLWANEENQRKTVALWKKLAERYKDSPWIGGYDLINEPNINFTGKNPNGTDEMSNAPLWKLQKDITAAIREVDKKHIIFIEGNGWGNNYNGLPAIWDNNMVFSFHKYWNYNDDQTLKFALDLREKYNIPIWLGETGENSNVWFTELIQLLDKHNIGYAFWPMKKIDNIAGITNVRITPEYEKLLDYWKNGGQKPSKEYAKKALMQIADHYKLSNTEVKKDVIDAMFRQTTDASTKPFKNHQVPGRIFASEYDLGKMGSAYLDKDFINLWVSDPAKRSEWNSGQQMRNDGVDIYKCNDKITNQYYVGKTESGEWLQYTVQSKGDKNYTFDIRYASGTDSKIRIETASGKVLATVSLPSSGGNENWKTISVKNINLQKGENSIRIFFENDGVNLNYFEVK; encoded by the coding sequence ATGAAAAGAGCCATTCTATTATCCGCATTTTTATTGTCTCAATTTGGGACATCACAATTATTAAAGACTTCCGGGCAAAAAATCGTTAATGATAAAGGTGAAAATATCCAGTTGAGAGGTCTGGGCCCGGGCGGTTGGATGCTTCAAGAAGGATATATGCTGAAAACGGCTGACTTTGCCGGCCCTCAATATAAGATTAAAGAAAAAATTGGTGAATTAATTGGTGAAGACGGAATGAACGAATTTTATAAAGCTTATCTGAAAAACGGAATCACCAAACAGGATATTGATTTTCTGGCTAAATCAGGATTCAATTCGGTAAGACTTCCTATGCATTACAATCTGTACACTCTTCCGATTGAAAAAGAATCTGTAAAAGGAAAAGATACATGGCTGGAAGAAGGGTTTAAAATGACCGATGATCTGCTGCAATGGTGTGCTGATAATAAAATATACCTGATCCTTGATCTTCATGCGGCTCCGGGCGGCCAGGGAAATGATGTCAATATTTCTGATAATGATAAGTCTAAGCCTTCACTTTGGGCCAATGAAGAGAATCAGAGAAAAACTGTAGCTCTTTGGAAAAAACTGGCTGAACGATATAAAGACAGCCCATGGATTGGAGGCTACGACCTGATTAATGAGCCTAATATCAATTTCACAGGCAAAAATCCGAACGGTACTGATGAAATGTCTAATGCCCCGCTTTGGAAACTTCAGAAAGATATCACAGCCGCAATCAGGGAGGTTGATAAAAAGCATATTATTTTTATTGAAGGAAATGGCTGGGGAAATAATTATAACGGGCTGCCAGCCATCTGGGATAATAATATGGTTTTCAGTTTTCATAAGTACTGGAATTACAATGATGATCAAACGCTGAAGTTTGCACTGGACCTTCGGGAGAAATATAATATTCCAATCTGGCTTGGTGAAACGGGTGAAAACTCTAATGTCTGGTTTACAGAGCTTATTCAGCTTTTGGATAAACATAACATCGGATATGCATTCTGGCCGATGAAAAAGATTGACAATATTGCAGGAATCACCAATGTCAGGATCACACCTGAATATGAAAAGCTTTTGGACTACTGGAAAAACGGAGGTCAAAAACCTTCTAAAGAATATGCAAAAAAAGCTTTAATGCAGATTGCTGACCACTACAAACTGAGCAATACAGAAGTCAAAAAGGATGTCATTGATGCCATGTTCAGACAGACAACGGATGCTTCTACAAAACCGTTTAAAAATCATCAGGTTCCGGGAAGGATATTCGCTTCGGAATATGATTTGGGGAAAATGGGTTCTGCTTATCTGGACAAAGACTTCATTAATCTATGGGTAAGTGACCCTGCCAAAAGATCAGAATGGAACTCCGGACAGCAGATGAGAAATGATGGTGTAGATATTTATAAATGTAATGATAAAATCACCAATCAATATTATGTGGGAAAAACAGAATCCGGGGAATGGCTCCAGTATACTGTTCAGTCAAAAGGAGATAAAAATTATACGTTTGACATCCGGTATGCATCAGGCACTGATTCGAAAATAAGGATTGAAACAGCTTCCGGAAAAGTTTTAGCAACGGTATCATTACCTTCAAGCGGAGGAAATGAGAACTGGAAAACGATTTCTGTAAAAAATATCAACCTTCAGAAAGGGGAAAACAGCATCAGAATATTCTTTGAAAATGATGGTGTCAATCTGAATTATTTTGAAGTAAAATAG
- a CDS encoding prevent-host-death protein — MDTNRFKASHDFSNLQKNLNNNPGYNVESYSQQVKDYIHDMKSRNQEATKQGFMSQAQKSAKEVWTEIQEIASEAWEKNKDHSDEKK, encoded by the coding sequence ATGGATACGAACAGATTCAAAGCGTCACATGATTTTAGTAATCTTCAGAAAAACCTGAATAATAATCCAGGATATAACGTAGAAAGTTATTCCCAGCAGGTAAAAGATTACATTCATGACATGAAAAGCAGGAATCAGGAAGCAACTAAACAAGGATTTATGTCGCAGGCTCAGAAATCTGCGAAAGAAGTTTGGACAGAAATTCAGGAAATTGCTTCTGAAGCCTGGGAGAAGAACAAAGACCATTCAGATGAAAAGAAATAA
- a CDS encoding META domain-containing protein, which produces MKNLFLSICTAAVLASCGSMTSPSASKVGKAQPALANTKWTLADNVKGKIPTLNIEGEKITGNAGCNNYFGTASIDPSTGGFTAGQMGSTKMMCNNIGVEQNFMDMMGKANKYVISGNTLELYKDNLLLLKFNKSE; this is translated from the coding sequence ATGAAAAATCTTTTTTTAAGTATATGTACAGCTGCAGTTTTGGCTTCATGTGGATCCATGACAAGCCCGTCTGCGTCTAAAGTAGGAAAGGCTCAGCCTGCTCTTGCCAATACAAAATGGACATTGGCTGACAATGTAAAAGGTAAAATCCCGACATTGAATATTGAAGGAGAGAAGATCACAGGAAATGCCGGATGTAACAACTATTTCGGAACGGCTTCAATAGATCCGTCTACAGGTGGTTTTACAGCAGGACAAATGGGATCTACAAAAATGATGTGTAATAACATCGGAGTAGAACAGAATTTTATGGATATGATGGGAAAAGCAAATAAATATGTGATTTCCGGAAATACTTTAGAATTGTATAAAGACAATCTTTTATTATTGAAATTCAATAAATCAGAATAA